One window of the Klebsiella sp. WP3-W18-ESBL-02 genome contains the following:
- the putA gene encoding trifunctional transcriptional regulator/proline dehydrogenase/L-glutamate gamma-semialdehyde dehydrogenase — protein sequence MGTTTMGVKLDDATRERIKSAATRIDRTPHWLIKQAIFNYLEKLENDELLPELPALLSGAANESDETPQPADDNPQPFLEFAEQILPQSVTRAAITAAWRRSETDAVPMLLEQARLPQPIAEQAHQLAWKLAEKLRNQKTASGRAGMVQSLLQEFSLSSQEGVALMCLAEALLRIPDKATRDALIRDKISNGNWQSHIGRSPSLFVNAATWGLLFTGKLVSTHNETSLSRSLNRIIGKSGEPLVRKGVDMAMRLMGEQFVTGETIAEALANARKLEEKGFRYSYDMLGEAALTAADAQAYMVSYQQAIHAIGKASNGRGIYEGPGISIKLSALHPRYSRAQYDRVMDELYPRLKSLTLLARQYDIGINIDAEEADRLEISLDLLEKLCFEPALAGWNGIGFVIQAYQKRCPFVIDYLIDLATRSRRRLMIRLVKGAYWDSEIKRAQMDGLEGYPVYTRKVYTDVSYLACAKKLLGVPNLIYPQFATHNAHTLAAIYQLAGNNYYPGQYEFQCLHGMGEPLYEQVVGKVADGKLNRPCRIYAPVGTHETLLAYLVRRLLENGANTSFVNRIADSSLPLDELVADPVLAVEKMALQEGASGLPHPKIPLPRDLYGSGRVNSAGLDLANEHRLASLSSSLLNSALHKWTAKPMLEHPVADGDMLSVINPAEPKDIVGYVREASEQEVEQALESAVNNAPIWFATPPQERAAILERAAVLMEDQMQPLMGILVREAGKTFSNAIAEVREAVDFLHYYAGQVRDDFDNETHRPLGPVVCISPWNFPLAIFMGQIAAALAAGNSVLAKPAEQTPLIAAQGIALLLEAGVPAGVVQLLPGRGETVGAQLTSDARVRGVMFTGSTEVAGLLQRNIATRLDAQGRPTPLIAETGGMNAMIVDSSALTEQVVVDVVASAFDSAGQRCSALRVLCLQDDVADHTLTMLRGAMAECRMGNPGRLTTDIGPVIDAEAKAGIEKHIQAMRAKGRTVFQAARENAEDSREWQSGTFIPPTLIELDSFDELKKEVFGPVLHVVRYSRNQLDQLIAQINASGYGLTLGVHTRIDETIAQVTGSAKVGNLYVNRNMVGAVVGVQPFGGEGLSGTGPKAGGPMYLYRLLASRPETALAKTLARQDAGQAVDTQLKTLLEKPLTELQGWMADRPALLAISKQYSELAQAGTQRVLPGPTGERNTWTLVPRERVLCVADNETDLLTQLSAVMAVGSEVLWQDAPLQRELVKSLPKAVSERIHFAKPETLMNAFFDAVIYHGDSDQLRELCEQVAARDGAIVSVQGFARGETNLLLERLYHERSLSVNTAAAGGNASLMTIG from the coding sequence ATGGGCACCACCACCATGGGGGTTAAGCTGGATGACGCAACGCGTGAGCGAATTAAGAGTGCGGCGACCCGAATCGACCGTACCCCTCACTGGCTAATCAAGCAGGCAATTTTCAATTATCTGGAAAAGCTGGAAAATGACGAGCTCCTGCCGGAGCTGCCCGCGCTGCTGTCCGGTGCCGCTAACGAAAGCGACGAAACGCCACAGCCGGCCGACGACAACCCTCAGCCGTTCCTTGAGTTCGCCGAGCAGATCCTGCCCCAGTCGGTCACCCGCGCCGCGATCACCGCCGCCTGGCGCCGCAGCGAAACCGACGCCGTCCCCATGCTGCTGGAGCAGGCACGTCTGCCGCAGCCGATCGCCGAGCAGGCGCATCAGCTCGCCTGGAAGCTAGCGGAAAAGCTACGCAATCAGAAAACCGCCAGCGGTCGCGCCGGAATGGTACAAAGCCTGCTGCAAGAGTTCTCCCTCTCCTCTCAGGAAGGGGTCGCGCTGATGTGCCTGGCGGAAGCGCTGCTGCGTATTCCTGACAAGGCAACCCGCGATGCCTTAATCCGCGATAAAATCAGCAACGGCAACTGGCAGTCGCATATTGGCCGCAGCCCGTCATTATTTGTTAACGCAGCCACCTGGGGGCTGCTGTTTACCGGCAAACTGGTCTCCACCCACAACGAAACCAGCCTGTCGCGCTCGCTGAACCGGATTATCGGTAAAAGCGGTGAACCGCTGGTGCGCAAAGGCGTGGACATGGCGATGCGCCTGATGGGCGAGCAGTTCGTCACCGGCGAAACCATTGCCGAAGCTCTGGCCAACGCCCGCAAGCTGGAAGAGAAAGGCTTCCGCTACTCCTACGATATGCTCGGCGAAGCGGCGCTTACCGCCGCCGACGCCCAGGCCTATATGGTCTCTTATCAGCAGGCTATTCACGCCATTGGTAAGGCCTCCAACGGCCGCGGCATTTATGAAGGCCCGGGCATTTCTATCAAACTGTCTGCCCTGCACCCACGCTATAGCCGCGCGCAGTACGATCGCGTGATGGATGAGCTGTACCCGCGTCTGAAGTCCCTGACCCTGCTGGCACGCCAGTACGATATCGGCATTAACATCGATGCCGAAGAAGCCGACCGATTAGAGATCTCCCTCGATCTGCTGGAGAAACTGTGCTTCGAACCGGCGCTGGCCGGCTGGAACGGCATCGGTTTCGTGATTCAGGCCTACCAGAAGCGCTGCCCGTTCGTCATCGACTACCTGATCGACCTCGCCACCCGCAGCCGTCGCCGTCTGATGATCCGTCTGGTTAAAGGCGCGTACTGGGACAGCGAAATCAAACGCGCGCAGATGGACGGCCTGGAAGGCTATCCGGTGTATACCCGCAAAGTGTATACCGACGTTTCTTACCTGGCCTGCGCCAAAAAGCTGCTCGGCGTCCCTAACCTGATTTACCCACAGTTCGCGACCCATAACGCCCACACGCTGGCGGCGATTTACCAGCTGGCCGGCAATAACTACTATCCGGGGCAGTACGAATTCCAGTGCCTGCACGGGATGGGTGAGCCGCTTTACGAGCAGGTGGTGGGGAAAGTGGCTGACGGCAAGCTGAATCGCCCGTGCCGCATTTATGCTCCGGTGGGGACCCACGAAACGCTGCTGGCCTACCTGGTTCGCCGCCTGCTGGAAAACGGCGCGAATACCTCGTTCGTTAACCGCATCGCCGACAGCAGCCTGCCGCTGGATGAGCTGGTCGCCGATCCGGTGCTGGCCGTCGAGAAGATGGCTCTGCAGGAAGGCGCGTCCGGGCTGCCGCACCCGAAAATTCCGCTGCCGCGCGATCTCTATGGCAGCGGCCGCGTCAACTCAGCAGGCCTGGATCTGGCCAACGAACACCGCCTGGCGTCGCTCTCCTCCTCGCTGCTCAACAGCGCGCTGCATAAATGGACCGCAAAACCGATGCTGGAGCATCCGGTTGCCGACGGCGATATGCTGTCGGTGATTAACCCGGCGGAGCCGAAAGATATCGTCGGCTATGTCCGGGAAGCCAGCGAACAGGAAGTAGAGCAAGCGCTGGAAAGCGCGGTGAACAACGCACCCATCTGGTTCGCCACCCCGCCGCAGGAGCGCGCCGCCATTCTCGAACGCGCCGCGGTGCTGATGGAAGATCAGATGCAGCCGCTGATGGGCATTCTGGTACGTGAAGCCGGTAAAACCTTCAGCAACGCCATCGCCGAAGTGCGTGAAGCAGTGGACTTCCTGCACTACTACGCCGGTCAGGTTCGTGACGACTTCGATAACGAAACCCACCGCCCGCTGGGCCCGGTGGTGTGTATCAGCCCGTGGAACTTCCCGCTGGCGATCTTTATGGGGCAGATTGCCGCCGCGCTTGCCGCAGGCAACAGCGTGCTGGCAAAACCAGCCGAACAAACGCCGCTCATTGCCGCGCAGGGTATCGCACTGCTGCTGGAGGCTGGCGTACCGGCTGGCGTGGTCCAATTGCTGCCGGGTCGCGGTGAAACCGTCGGCGCGCAGCTGACCTCTGATGCCCGCGTGCGCGGCGTCATGTTTACCGGTTCGACGGAAGTCGCCGGCCTGCTGCAGCGTAATATCGCCACCCGTCTGGACGCACAGGGCCGCCCGACGCCGCTGATTGCCGAAACCGGCGGGATGAACGCCATGATCGTTGACTCTTCCGCCCTGACCGAGCAGGTGGTGGTGGACGTAGTCGCCTCCGCCTTCGACAGCGCCGGTCAGCGCTGCTCCGCCCTGCGCGTATTGTGCCTGCAGGATGACGTCGCGGACCATACGCTGACCATGCTGCGCGGCGCAATGGCCGAATGCCGCATGGGCAACCCGGGCCGCCTGACGACCGACATCGGCCCGGTGATTGACGCCGAGGCGAAAGCCGGCATTGAGAAACACATTCAGGCCATGCGCGCCAAAGGCCGCACCGTGTTCCAGGCCGCGCGTGAAAATGCCGAAGACAGCCGCGAATGGCAGAGTGGGACCTTTATCCCACCGACGCTGATTGAACTCGACAGCTTCGACGAGCTGAAAAAAGAGGTCTTTGGTCCGGTGCTGCACGTTGTTCGCTACAGCCGCAACCAGCTGGATCAGTTGATCGCGCAGATCAACGCCTCGGGCTACGGTCTGACCCTGGGCGTGCACACCCGCATTGATGAAACCATTGCGCAGGTGACCGGCAGCGCGAAAGTCGGCAACCTGTACGTTAACCGGAATATGGTGGGCGCAGTGGTTGGGGTGCAGCCGTTCGGCGGTGAAGGCCTCTCCGGCACCGGCCCGAAAGCGGGCGGCCCGATGTACCTGTATCGCCTGCTGGCGAGCCGCCCGGAAACGGCGCTGGCGAAAACGCTGGCACGCCAGGACGCCGGTCAGGCCGTCGATACTCAGCTGAAAACGCTGCTGGAAAAACCGCTGACCGAACTGCAGGGCTGGATGGCCGATCGCCCGGCGCTGCTGGCGATCAGCAAGCAGTACAGCGAGCTGGCACAGGCCGGCACCCAGCGGGTGCTGCCGGGCCCCACCGGCGAGCGCAACACCTGGACGCTGGTCCCACGCGAACGAGTGCTGTGCGTGGCGGATAACGAAACGGACCTGCTGACCCAGCTGTCTGCAGTGATGGCAGTAGGCAGTGAAGTGCTGTGGCAGGATGCGCCACTGCAACGTGAGCTGGTGAAATCATTGCCGAAAGCGGTGAGCGAACGTATCCACTTCGCGAAGCCGGAAACGCTGATGAACGCCTTCTTCGATGCGGTGATTTACCACGGTGATTCTGACCAGCTGCGCGAACTGTGCGAACAGGTGGCGGCGCGCGACGGGGCGATTGTGTCGGTGCAGGGTTTTGCCCGCGGTGAAACCAACCTGCTGCTGGAGCGTCTGTACCATGAGCGTTCGCTCAGCGTGAACACCGCCGCAGCGGGCGGAAACGCCAGCTTGATGACGATTGGTTAA
- a CDS encoding MATE family efflux transporter — MTGTESQVRLGLFTLAWPIFVEQLLRLMLGYVSVFMLGHYSDEAVAATGVANQILAISVIFYGFLTVGVQIVVAQLLGAKRFRRIERVITNGLVVAFLIGVAMSLVFVLFGDTFLRLLGLSDELVTVGSPFIRIIGGISVVIALYSSILPILRTHGYVRQAMLVPIAVSIINVVFNYLFLYGQLSFLGLGVTGVGIAVCIANVVGMLMSAWMLKKYIGYAFRWQNLRHCSRKILGAILRFGLPSAGENLSYAGSQLVVTGIIAFLGTEALTTKVYASTISQFVALFAMSIGQASQIIIGRAVGAREIESAYRQGLKSWRLGLAVAFSISVVIYLLAAPIMQLFTPNQEIIALTRKLFLLSILLELGRATNIIVISSLNATGDVRFPFICGIIVMWIISLPFSYCLGVYIGLGLVGVWLAYIIDEGLRAILMYRRWRSRVWTTKSMF, encoded by the coding sequence ATGACGGGCACGGAAAGTCAGGTGCGGCTGGGGCTTTTTACTCTGGCGTGGCCGATATTTGTGGAACAACTTTTGCGGTTGATGCTGGGCTACGTGAGCGTTTTTATGCTGGGGCACTACTCGGATGAGGCCGTGGCCGCCACCGGCGTGGCTAACCAGATCCTTGCCATTTCGGTGATCTTCTACGGCTTTCTGACCGTCGGCGTGCAAATTGTGGTGGCGCAGCTGCTGGGGGCGAAGCGCTTCCGGCGCATTGAGCGGGTGATCACCAACGGGCTGGTGGTCGCGTTTCTGATCGGCGTGGCGATGAGCCTGGTGTTTGTGCTGTTTGGCGATACCTTCCTACGGCTGCTGGGGCTCAGCGACGAACTGGTGACAGTGGGGTCGCCGTTTATTCGTATTATCGGCGGCATTTCGGTGGTTATTGCGCTGTACTCCTCCATCCTGCCGATTCTACGTACCCACGGCTACGTGCGTCAGGCTATGCTGGTGCCGATCGCCGTCAGCATTATCAACGTGGTATTTAACTATCTGTTTCTGTACGGCCAGCTGAGCTTCCTTGGGCTTGGCGTTACCGGTGTCGGTATCGCGGTGTGCATTGCCAACGTTGTGGGGATGCTGATGTCGGCGTGGATGCTGAAAAAGTACATCGGCTATGCCTTTCGCTGGCAAAACCTGCGCCACTGCTCGCGCAAAATACTCGGCGCGATTTTGCGCTTCGGCCTGCCATCGGCGGGTGAGAACCTCTCCTATGCCGGGTCGCAGCTGGTGGTCACCGGAATTATCGCTTTTCTGGGCACCGAGGCGCTGACGACCAAAGTTTACGCCTCGACCATCAGTCAGTTCGTCGCGCTGTTTGCGATGTCGATAGGCCAGGCCTCGCAGATTATTATCGGCCGTGCGGTGGGGGCAAGGGAGATTGAGTCCGCCTACCGGCAGGGGCTGAAAAGCTGGCGCCTCGGGCTGGCGGTGGCGTTTTCTATCAGCGTGGTTATCTACCTGCTGGCTGCGCCGATCATGCAGCTCTTTACCCCGAATCAGGAAATTATCGCGCTAACCCGTAAGCTGTTTTTACTGTCTATTTTGCTGGAACTGGGGCGTGCGACCAATATCATTGTGATCAGCAGCCTGAATGCCACCGGCGACGTTCGCTTTCCGTTTATCTGCGGCATTATTGTGATGTGGATTATCAGCCTGCCGTTTTCGTATTGCCTCGGCGTGTACATCGGGCTGGGGCTGGTGGGGGTCTGGCTGGCCTATATTATTGATGAAGGGCTGCGGGCGATACTGATGTACCGCCGCTGGCGCAGCCGGGTGTGGACAACGAAGTCGATGTTTTAG
- a CDS encoding lysozyme inhibitor LprI family protein, whose protein sequence is MKSVLPALALLLTSGYALADECASANTQAEMNACAAEQYQAADKKLNQTWQDVLKRAEPTQRDLLKKAQTAWIALRDADCAFLSSSTHGGSVQPMINSQCLTDKTTEREAFLASLLQCEEGDLSCPLPPAS, encoded by the coding sequence ATGAAATCTGTTTTACCGGCCCTCGCCCTGCTGTTAACCAGCGGCTATGCGCTGGCCGACGAATGCGCCAGCGCCAATACCCAGGCCGAGATGAACGCCTGCGCCGCCGAGCAGTATCAGGCAGCGGATAAGAAGCTCAATCAGACCTGGCAGGACGTACTAAAGCGCGCGGAACCGACCCAGCGCGATTTACTGAAAAAAGCCCAGACGGCGTGGATTGCCCTGCGCGATGCCGACTGTGCGTTTCTCAGCTCCAGCACCCACGGCGGCAGCGTACAGCCGATGATCAACAGCCAGTGCCTGACCGATAAAACCACCGAGCGCGAAGCGTTTCTCGCCTCGCTGCTCCAGTGTGAAGAGGGTGACCTGAGCTGCCCTCTACCGCCCGCCAGCTAG
- the rutR gene encoding HTH-type transcriptional regulator RutR — protein MAQDAVKKSGKRSQAVSAKKQAILNAALNTFSQYGIHGTRLDQVAELAGVSKTNLLYYFPSKEALYVAVMQQILDIWLAPLRAFREDLAPLAAIGEYIRRKLEVSRDYPQASKLFCLEMLQGAPLVMDALTGDLKQLVADKSAIVAAWVKSGKLAPVDPHHLIFMIWATTQHYADFATQVEAVTGKTLRDEDFFQQTVENVQRIIIDGIRVR, from the coding sequence ATGGCTCAGGATGCAGTAAAGAAAAGCGGCAAACGTTCTCAGGCGGTAAGCGCCAAAAAACAGGCGATACTCAACGCTGCGCTAAATACCTTTTCCCAGTATGGCATCCACGGCACCCGGTTGGATCAGGTTGCCGAGCTGGCCGGGGTGTCAAAGACGAATCTGCTGTACTACTTCCCGTCAAAAGAGGCGCTGTACGTTGCCGTCATGCAGCAGATCCTCGATATCTGGCTGGCGCCGCTGCGCGCCTTTCGCGAAGATCTGGCGCCGCTGGCGGCCATCGGCGAATATATTCGCCGCAAGCTGGAGGTTTCGCGCGACTACCCGCAGGCTTCTAAGCTGTTTTGTCTGGAAATGCTTCAGGGGGCGCCGCTGGTGATGGACGCGTTAACCGGCGATCTGAAACAGCTGGTAGCCGATAAGTCGGCGATCGTCGCCGCGTGGGTGAAGAGCGGCAAACTCGCACCGGTCGATCCGCACCACCTGATTTTTATGATTTGGGCCACCACGCAGCACTATGCGGACTTCGCCACTCAGGTTGAGGCGGTGACCGGCAAAACGCTGCGCGATGAGGATTTCTTCCAGCAAACCGTCGAGAACGTCCAGCGGATCATTATCGACGGTATTCGTGTGCGCTAG
- a CDS encoding general stress protein, with protein MANHRGGSGNFAEDRERAAEAGRKGGQHSGGNFKNDPQRASEAGKKGGKNSHGSHRGT; from the coding sequence ATGGCAAATCATCGCGGCGGTTCCGGTAATTTTGCTGAAGACCGGGAAAGAGCAGCAGAAGCAGGTCGTAAGGGAGGCCAGCACAGCGGCGGGAATTTTAAAAACGATCCCCAGCGCGCCTCGGAAGCGGGTAAGAAAGGCGGGAAAAACAGTCACGGTAGCCATCGCGGAACCTAG
- the wrbA gene encoding NAD(P)H:quinone oxidoreductase encodes MSGNASVLVLYYSMYGHIETMAKAVAEGANKVDGVDVVIKRVPETMQAEAFAKAGGKAQAVPVATPQELANYDAIIFGTPTRFGNMAGQMRTFLDQTGGLWASGALYGKLASVFSSTGTGGGQEQTITSTWTTLAHHGMVIVPIGYAAQELFDISQVRGGTPYGATTIAGADGSRQPSQEELAIARYQGEYVAGLAVKLKG; translated from the coding sequence ATGAGTGGAAATGCAAGTGTTCTGGTGCTCTATTATTCTATGTATGGACACATTGAAACGATGGCCAAAGCCGTTGCTGAAGGCGCAAACAAAGTCGATGGCGTAGACGTTGTCATCAAGCGCGTACCAGAAACCATGCAAGCAGAAGCATTTGCGAAAGCCGGCGGCAAAGCACAGGCGGTCCCTGTAGCCACCCCGCAGGAACTGGCAAACTACGATGCCATTATCTTCGGTACCCCCACCCGGTTCGGCAACATGGCCGGACAAATGCGTACCTTCCTCGATCAAACCGGCGGTCTGTGGGCATCCGGCGCGCTGTACGGCAAACTGGCGAGCGTCTTTAGCTCTACCGGTACCGGTGGCGGCCAGGAACAGACCATCACTTCGACCTGGACGACGCTCGCCCACCACGGTATGGTCATTGTACCGATCGGTTATGCGGCACAAGAACTGTTTGATATTTCGCAGGTGCGTGGCGGTACGCCGTATGGCGCAACCACCATTGCTGGTGCCGATGGTTCACGTCAACCAAGCCAGGAAGAGCTGGCGATTGCCCGCTATCAGGGCGAATACGTCGCAGGCCTGGCGGTTAAATTAAAAGGCTAA
- a CDS encoding YccJ family protein — protein MPTQEGKTHHIGEWASLRNTSPEIAEAIFELAKYDEKAAEQIWEEGSDAVLELAFSKTDKDSLFWGEQTIERKNV, from the coding sequence ATGCCCACACAAGAAGGCAAAACACATCATATCGGTGAATGGGCGAGCTTGCGCAACACTTCACCAGAGATCGCCGAAGCGATTTTTGAACTCGCAAAATATGATGAAAAAGCGGCGGAACAAATCTGGGAAGAAGGCAGCGATGCCGTCCTGGAGCTGGCCTTCAGCAAAACAGATAAAGACTCTCTGTTCTGGGGCGAACAAACCATCGAACGTAAAAACGTTTGA
- a CDS encoding amino acid ABC transporter permease, with the protein MNASLATIVDNLDYLLWGRLAEGEPGGVVLTLMMALGAGAMALPGGVLLACAAWRFPGTVRRLLYLWAEIIRGIPLIFVIFWLWYLLPMLTGSDMPGAVTVTFALAWFTAASVMHSVLAGLHALPGGQYEAALTQGFSAGQILWRILLPQTLRNVLPSLVGIFIGLLKDTSLAFIVNVPELTTVAGQVNNRVQIYPTAIFAFIGVVYYLLCFGLERGAKRWQRRLRV; encoded by the coding sequence ATGAACGCTAGTCTGGCGACGATCGTGGATAATCTCGACTATCTGCTGTGGGGGCGGCTGGCCGAGGGAGAGCCCGGCGGGGTCGTGCTCACGCTAATGATGGCGCTGGGGGCGGGGGCCATGGCGCTACCGGGCGGCGTACTGCTGGCCTGCGCAGCGTGGCGTTTTCCCGGCACCGTGCGTCGCCTGTTGTATCTGTGGGCAGAGATTATTCGCGGTATTCCGCTGATTTTTGTCATCTTCTGGCTGTGGTATCTGCTGCCGATGCTGACCGGCAGCGATATGCCAGGCGCGGTGACGGTGACTTTTGCGCTGGCGTGGTTTACCGCCGCCTCGGTAATGCACTCGGTGCTGGCCGGGCTGCATGCGCTGCCGGGCGGGCAGTATGAAGCGGCGTTGACGCAGGGCTTTAGCGCCGGCCAAATCCTGTGGCGGATTCTGCTACCGCAAACGCTGCGCAACGTACTGCCGTCGTTGGTGGGTATTTTTATCGGCCTGCTCAAGGATACATCGCTGGCGTTTATCGTTAACGTACCGGAGTTGACGACCGTGGCCGGGCAGGTGAACAACCGCGTGCAAATCTATCCGACGGCAATCTTTGCCTTTATCGGCGTCGTCTATTATCTGCTGTGTTTCGGCCTGGAAAGGGGGGCAAAGCGCTGGCAGCGGCGACTGAGGGTATAA
- a CDS encoding amino acid ABC transporter permease: protein MIPFDWQGVLSGQPLQWILSGFLTTLWVTLAGMALASLLAVLFLLLRLAGGRGGAAVAAVWVSLFRNTPLLVQLLFWYFAGWNFLPQIVRDFVNDPHDWSILPGNVWWLTPEFLCSAWGLGVFTSAFLVEEIAAGLRSVPDGQREAALAQGFSHASLLRHILLPQGLANAWQPVVGQYLNLMKLSSLASGIGFAELTYQVRQIESYNAHALEAFAVGTVLYLLTGVVLGLLLSRLGPKPHGVSMRRRRAAIAQRGIQHER from the coding sequence ATGATTCCTTTTGATTGGCAGGGCGTGCTCAGCGGGCAGCCTTTGCAGTGGATACTCTCCGGTTTTCTCACCACCCTCTGGGTGACGCTTGCCGGCATGGCGCTGGCCAGCCTGCTGGCGGTGCTGTTTTTGCTGCTGCGGCTGGCGGGCGGTCGCGGTGGTGCGGCGGTGGCCGCCGTGTGGGTCTCGCTTTTTCGCAATACACCGCTGCTGGTGCAGCTGTTGTTCTGGTACTTTGCCGGCTGGAATTTTTTGCCGCAGATCGTACGCGACTTCGTTAACGATCCGCACGACTGGTCAATTCTGCCGGGTAATGTCTGGTGGCTGACGCCCGAGTTTCTCTGTTCAGCGTGGGGCCTTGGCGTGTTCACGTCGGCGTTTCTGGTCGAAGAGATAGCCGCCGGGCTACGCAGCGTCCCCGACGGTCAGCGGGAAGCCGCGCTGGCGCAGGGTTTTTCGCATGCCAGCCTGCTGCGCCATATTCTGTTGCCGCAGGGGCTGGCGAACGCCTGGCAGCCGGTGGTTGGGCAATATCTTAACCTGATGAAGCTCTCTTCGCTGGCGAGCGGCATTGGCTTTGCCGAACTGACCTATCAGGTACGGCAGATTGAAAGCTATAACGCCCATGCGCTGGAGGCCTTCGCCGTGGGCACCGTACTGTATCTGCTGACCGGCGTGGTGCTGGGGCTGCTGTTGAGCCGCCTGGGGCCGAAACCGCACGGAGTATCGATGCGACGGCGTCGGGCGGCCATTGCGCAGAGAGGTATACAGCATGAACGCTAG
- a CDS encoding amino acid ABC transporter ATP-binding protein, producing MLSALRTLSAAKAADFSHLENASVAFRQVVKTYGDHRVLNGIDLTINPGEVVAILGPSGSGKSTLIRLINQLENLSGGEILIDGKPTRGLSGRALRQLRSRIGFVFQQFNLYAHLTAAQNITLALETVHGWPHQDAQARALALLHKVGLAEKADAMPSELSGGQQQRVAIARALASSPQIILFDEPTSALDPETIGEVLHVMQSLAHSGITMIVVTHEMQFAREIADRVVFIDGGDVLEVAAPEAFFTRPQHPRAVRFLQKVLDPLHQERMA from the coding sequence ATGTTGTCGGCTTTACGCACTCTTTCCGCGGCCAAGGCCGCGGATTTTTCACATCTGGAGAATGCCAGCGTGGCCTTCCGACAGGTCGTGAAAACCTACGGCGATCATCGCGTGCTTAACGGCATCGATTTGACGATTAACCCCGGCGAGGTGGTGGCGATTCTCGGGCCTTCGGGCTCGGGGAAATCGACGCTGATTCGCCTCATTAATCAGCTGGAAAACCTGAGCGGCGGCGAGATCCTGATAGACGGTAAACCGACCCGAGGGCTCAGCGGCAGAGCGCTACGCCAGCTGCGCAGCCGCATTGGTTTTGTTTTTCAGCAGTTCAATCTCTATGCCCACCTGACCGCAGCGCAAAACATTACCCTGGCGCTAGAGACGGTGCACGGCTGGCCTCATCAGGACGCACAGGCGCGCGCGCTGGCTCTGCTGCATAAGGTTGGGCTAGCGGAAAAAGCCGACGCCATGCCGTCTGAACTCTCCGGCGGTCAGCAGCAGCGCGTGGCGATAGCTCGGGCGCTGGCCTCATCGCCGCAAATCATTCTGTTTGATGAACCCACCTCGGCGCTGGATCCGGAAACGATTGGCGAGGTGCTGCACGTCATGCAGTCGCTGGCGCACAGCGGTATCACGATGATCGTGGTGACCCACGAAATGCAGTTTGCCCGTGAAATCGCCGATCGCGTGGTGTTTATCGACGGCGGCGACGTGCTGGAGGTCGCCGCGCCGGAGGCCTTTTTCACCCGGCCGCAGCACCCGCGCGCGGTACGTTTTTTGCAGAAGGTGCTCGACCCGCTGCATCAGGAGCGAATGGCGTGA
- a CDS encoding ABC transporter substrate-binding protein, producing the protein MTGLVVASVTAFSAQADQLADIKAKGVVKVATFDANPPFGSVDAKTHELVGYDVDFAKALAKSLGVKLELVATNPANRIPLLQSGKADLIVADITITPERAQVIDFSTPYFVTGQQFLVPVSGSDKLDGYSKARIGAVKGTTGEQTLHQRFPQARVLSYDDIPLALTALRNGNVQAITQDSTILAGLLGEAPDKAKFKILPDLLSKEEIGVGVKKGEPALLKAVNDELVALEKSGDAAKIYDVWFGPATKAPQPRSFTIEAK; encoded by the coding sequence ATGACCGGCCTGGTCGTCGCCAGCGTTACCGCGTTTAGCGCGCAGGCAGATCAGCTGGCCGATATTAAAGCGAAGGGCGTGGTGAAGGTGGCCACGTTTGACGCGAACCCACCGTTTGGTTCCGTGGATGCCAAAACGCACGAGCTGGTCGGCTACGATGTCGATTTTGCGAAGGCGCTGGCCAAATCGCTGGGGGTAAAACTGGAGCTGGTCGCAACCAATCCGGCGAACCGCATCCCGCTGCTACAGTCCGGCAAGGCCGACCTGATTGTGGCCGATATCACCATCACCCCGGAGCGTGCGCAGGTGATTGACTTCTCCACGCCTTATTTTGTGACCGGACAGCAGTTCCTGGTACCGGTCAGCGGTAGCGATAAGCTTGACGGCTACAGCAAGGCGCGCATTGGGGCAGTGAAGGGGACGACCGGTGAGCAAACGCTGCACCAGCGCTTCCCGCAGGCCCGCGTGCTTTCTTATGACGATATCCCGCTGGCGCTGACCGCCCTGCGCAACGGTAACGTGCAGGCGATTACCCAGGACAGTACGATTCTGGCCGGTCTGCTGGGCGAAGCGCCGGATAAAGCCAAATTCAAAATCCTGCCGGATCTGCTGAGCAAAGAAGAGATTGGCGTCGGCGTGAAGAAAGGCGAACCGGCGCTGCTGAAAGCGGTTAACGATGAGCTGGTGGCGCTGGAAAAATCCGGCGACGCGGCAAAAATCTATGACGTCTGGTTTGGCCCCGCCACCAAAGCGCCACAGCCCCGTTCCTTTACCATAGAAGCAAAATAA